In one window of Syntrophales bacterium DNA:
- a CDS encoding YHS domain-containing protein: protein MLFLPAGGKSDRPPIFREAIKGEDLVEDPYCHTYVPLSSAYKVSIKGRTVYFCSQKCFERYRSEKEWEENA, encoded by the coding sequence ATGCTTTTTCTCCCCGCAGGGGGGAAGTCTGATCGTCCGCCCATTTTTCGGGAGGCTATTAAAGGGGAAGATCTGGTCGAGGATCCTTATTGCCACACCTATGTGCCGTTGAGCAGCGCCTATAAGGTGTCTATAAAAGGGAGAACAGTTTACTTTTGCTCTCAGAAATGTTTTGAGAGGTACAGGTCAGAAAAAGAGTGGGAGGAGAATGCCTGA